Genomic DNA from Halobaculum sp. MBLA0147:
TCCCGCTCTCGCGGACGACTGGGTACGCGTACAGCGGAACGAAGTTCACGAGTCGGATTGCGAACCGGTTTCCCACGACACCGTTAGAGGGCAGACTGGCCGCAGAGAGGCCAGTGAAGTAGACGAGAAATGCGAAGAGCGTCGAATGACGGGAGACGATCGACGGGAGTTGAACGGTCCGGTTCCTCTCACGGATGACGAGTAACATTCCGCTGGAACCGACGATCATCGCGCCGAACCCGAGAACGGCGGCGAGGACCCCGCCAGTGAGGACACCGACTGCCACCGTGAGCACCCCCACGAGTGTGATCGTCGGTGTGATCAGTAGGTCCGGGGGACGTGGTGTTCCGCGTGGGCGCCGGTCACCACGAGACCACGTTCTCTTGAGTCGTTCGACTTCGGAAAACCAAAACAGACCGACGTACGCTGCTGCTGAGAGGATCGGAACGGAGACCGTGAGGGCGAGTACTGTCACTGCGACACTCCGTTCGCCCGAGAGTACCGGTTCCGATGCAAACAGCAGCCACACGATCCATCCGATAGACCTGAGCCCTTCCAGAACTAACGCGAAGCTGAACAGCCTTGACGGCTCGGACCAAGCCAGTGATAACGTAGTGACGATCTGATTCTCGAGGTCAAGTGCCCTCCGCTTGAGTTTCGTCGCCCACTTCACGTTCGTGGCACGCTCTAGGACGCTGACGGCTACCCCGACGATGAGGAGGACCTCGGGGAGTGGGTACAGCGCGTCGACGACGGCGATCAGAACCCCGAGAGAGATCCAGACGACGAGCATCGTCGACACCGGAGGCCAGTCGACACCACCGACGGACGACCGTAGGATAGACACTACCGATGCAGCGGCAACCACGTTCACGACCGACCACAAGATGAAAGTAGAATCTTCGATAGGATTTGTTGTGAAAAAGTACGAAGATATCAACAATCCGTACACGAGAACGGCAGTAGCACTCGTGAGCCAGACGGACAGGCGAACTGTGCGTGGTTCTGTCAGAGGCCACTTAGAGCGGCCAGAAATTCTGGTAGATCCGACGTAGGCGACGAGCAGATACGATGGCCACCGCTGGGGAACGACGACACTGGGTTGTAACGGTTTCAGTAGATCTGCGATCAGTTCCACGAGTTCGGTCACTGACTGATTGATCGGTATCGAAATCCAGTATAGCTCAACTGGGAGGAGGAACAACCAGTTGGTCACGGTCTCAAGTCCACCGTAGATTGCGAATATGAACCCGCCTTGATCCACCCAGATGTATATCATAGTAGCGGAGTAGAGGGTACTGGTCGTGACGATCACGAGTACGGACCAAGAGATGGGCTCCCGCTCGGGGTCTCTCAACTGCCACAGTCGTGACAGTGCGACGACGCCCACTAGGAGTAGAAATCCTCTCACGGGGCCGAACACCTGCGGGACGAAGACCGAGAGCGTCTTCAGCACTGCTGGGTCAAGAACCAACCTGGTCGTCGTATCGACGAGTGGCCGCCACAGCAGATTCCACACTGCCAGACAGAGGACGAGTAATTCAGTGTGTCGTCGTAGCCAGGACATGTTTCTACCGCACCACACCCGAGCTACGGTGGCGTCGCTGGCTCACCGTCCGGTTCGGCTCTCTGCACGCGAGTGGGTGCTTCGGTACCCCTCCCCCCATGGTACAGTGTCGTACACGCGTTACTGATAGATTTTTATATTATTTCTGTGTTTGTCTTTTAACGAAATTTCGAATTATTCTCGCATTTTCTAGAGATTCGAGGCTGTCGTATAAGTGTGAATCATCACCCCGTTGAGTAGCTCCACGGACTCACTGCCGAACCCGGAACACGCAGCCGACTGCCGTGACCTTTTGTCTCCGACCCGCCACCGACCGGTATGGACCCGGACCCCGACAGATTCGAGTCGCGTCGGTCGACCGTCTACGGACAGCGGGGCGTCGTCGCCACGAGCCAGCCGCTCGCGGCCCAAGCCGGCCTCTCGACGATGGAGGACGGCGGCAACGCCTTCGACGCGGCCGTCGCCACCGCCGCGGCGTTGAACGTCGTCGAACCGACCTCGACCGGACTGGGCGGCGACGTGTTCGCGCTGTACCGCACTGCCGACGGCGAGGTCGGCGCGATGCGCTCGTGTGGACACGCTCCCGCCGACGCCACCATCGACAACGTCCGACAGGCCATCGCCGACGATCCGGACGGCGACGTGGACGACCCGAGCGAGGCGGAGATGCCCGACACGGGCGCACACACCGTGACGGTGCCCGGCACCGCCCGTGGGTGGGAGGTCACCGCCGAGCGGTTCGGCGAGAAGTCGCTGTCGGAACTGCTCCAGCCCGCGATCCGGTACGCGACCGAGGGGTACCCCGCCTCGGAGCTGATCGCCGGCGCGTGGAGCCACGCCGAGGAGCTGTTCGACGACGAGAACGCCCGCGAGGCGTACCTCTTCGACGGCGAGGCGCCGGACGTGGGCCAGACCGTCACGCTGCCGAAGCTCGGCGAGTCGATGCGGAAGATCGCCGAGCGGGGCGCGGACGTGGTGTACGAGGGAGAGATCGCCGAGCAGATCGCCGCCGAGGTGCAGGACCACGGCGGGTTCATGACCGTGGACGACCTCGCGGAGTTCGAACCGGAGTTCCCCGAGCCGGTGTCGACGACGTACAACGGAACGGAGGTGTACGAACTCCCGCCGAACAACCAGGGGCTGATCGCGCTGGAGGCGCTCAACGTCGCCGAGGAGATCGCCGCCGGCGACCACCCGCTGGACTCTCCCGAACGCGTCCACTACTTCGCGGAGGCGATGAAGGTCGCCTTCGAGGACGGCCACCACTACATCACCGACCCCGAGTTCGAGGACCACCCGCCGCTGGCGTCGAAAGACTGGGCCGCGAAGCGCGCCGAGTTGATCGGCGAGACGGCGAACCACGACGTGAGTTTCGGCGTCGAGGACGCCAACGCCGAGGACGCGGACACCGTCCTGCTGTGTACCGCCGACGACGAGGGGAACGTCGTCGCGTACATCAACTCCCGGTTCGCCGGCTTCGGCTCCGGGTTGGTCGCGGGTGACACCGGGATCGCGCTCCAGAACCGCGGGTCGTCGTTCTCGCTGGACCCCGACCACCCGAACGCGCTGGCGCCGGGCAAGCGACCGTTCCACACACTCATCCCGGCGCTGGCGGACTTCGCGCCCGAGGACGGCGCCCGCGACGACTGGGCCGCGTTCGGCGTGATGGGTGGGTACATGCAGCCGCAGGGGCACCTCCAGGTGATCTCGAACGTCGTCGACTACGACCTCCCGTTGCAGGCCGCCTTAGACCGGCCGCGCTGGCGCTACCGCGAGGACGGCTCGCTGGCGGTCGAACCCCACTTCGACGGCCACACGGCCGGGAAGCTGGTGCGGAAGGGCCACGAGGTCCAGACGCTCCCGCCGGCGCTGTTCGGCGGCGCCCAGATCGTCCGCAACGAGGACGGCACCCTCTCGGGTGCGACGGAACCGCGGAAGGACGGGAACGCGGTCGGGTTCTGAACCCCAGTCACGCCGACGCGCGACCCGTCGTGGCAGGCTGTCGAACCCTGCCGTCGATCACCGGATCTCCAGGTCCGTCACCGGGTCACTCGACAGACCGCGTTCAGATCCCGAGTGCGCCGTCGGCGTCGACGGCGCCGGAACCCTGCTCGTTGCTCCCGAGTCCGAGATCGTCGGCCGTGTTCCGCAGTCGCTGGCGAGCCTCCGTGTTCGTGTACCCCTCGGCCATCAGCAGTGCGCCGACGCCGGAGACGTGCGGACACGCCATCGAGGTGCCCGAGAGGAACTCCGTCCCGCCGCCGAGCTTCGTCGACTCCACACCGACACCGGGCGCGGCGAGCTCGACTTCGGGCCCGGTCGAGGAGAAGTTCGCGAGGTTCTCGCCGTCGTCGACCGCGGAGACGGCGACACACTCCGACAGTGCCGCCGGGTAGCCGACACAGTCCGTACAGGGACCGGAGTTGCCCGCCGCGGCGACGAGCAGGACCCCGTTGTCGTAGGCGTACCGGCAGGCGTCCGCGACCGCGCTGGAGTAGCCGCCGCCCAGCGACAGCGACCCCACGTCCCAGCCCTGGTTGGCGGTGTACTCGATCCCGGCCGCGATGTCGGAGTAGGAGCCGCCGCCGTTCGACCCCAGGACCTTCACCGAGTGGAGCGTCGCACCCGGCGCGACGCCGACGACGCCGCGATCGTTGTCGATGGCTCCGACCGTCCCGGCACAGTGAGTACCGTGACCCTCGTCGTCGCCCCAGCCGTAGTCGCAGTTGTACGAACACTGGACCGCGTAGGCACCCTTCCCGAGGTTACCCTGGAGGTCCGGGTGGTCGGCGTCGATCCCCGTGTCGATGACGGCCACGTCGGCGCCGGCGCCGGTGAAGCCGCTGGCGATCGCCGTCGTCGCGTCGGTCTGGCCGATCCCGTACGGGGTGTCCTGTGCGAGCTTGTGCATCGTCCCGTTCTCCTCGACGTAGCGGACGTTCGGGTTGTTCTCCAACCCGTCCGTGGCCTGTTCGGGCATCCGCATCGTCATCACGTCGAAGTCGAACTCGCGGACGACCTCGTCGGCCCGCCGCTTCGCGGCTCGCTTCCCCTTCCCGTTCTCGAAGCCGACGTTGACCTCTACCTTCCCCTCGCCGTCGGCGGAGGCCAGTCCGGAGACCGCGGCCGTGCCGGCCGCCGCGCCGATCGTCGCCAGTGCGTTCCGTCGGGACAGTGACCGTTGGTGTGTCATCCCACCTGTCACGCCGACCGGCCAGGTATTAACATTTGTCCAAATTTGAGAGTACCTTTGCCGACTGAAGATAGAATACATTCGTTTTCGAGCGTTGTCCGAGGCACGAGCGCTCGTCGCCGACACCGACCGGGAGGCGGATAGACACGTCTTTGCTGGTGGGTGTCGTAGCGTGGTCCGTGCAGGTCGTGGGGTACGAGACGGCCGACGGCGGGGCGGGGGTGTACGTCGCCTCGTCGGACGGCGTCGACTTCGAGCCGTTCGAGCCGGGCCGAGAGCTGTCGTGGTCGCTCGGCGAACGGCAGTGTGCGGGTGTCGTCACCGAGGACGGACACCGCTCGTGTTCCGCGCCGGAGGCACCGTACTGTGATCACCACACCTCGACGTGGGTGTGTGCGCGGTGTACCGGCGACTGTCTCAAAGACGAGATGGACTGTTACGACGACCACGCGGTGTACCTC
This window encodes:
- a CDS encoding S8 family peptidase translates to MTHQRSLSRRNALATIGAAAGTAAVSGLASADGEGKVEVNVGFENGKGKRAAKRRADEVVREFDFDVMTMRMPEQATDGLENNPNVRYVEENGTMHKLAQDTPYGIGQTDATTAIASGFTGAGADVAVIDTGIDADHPDLQGNLGKGAYAVQCSYNCDYGWGDDEGHGTHCAGTVGAIDNDRGVVGVAPGATLHSVKVLGSNGGGSYSDIAAGIEYTANQGWDVGSLSLGGGYSSAVADACRYAYDNGVLLVAAAGNSGPCTDCVGYPAALSECVAVSAVDDGENLANFSSTGPEVELAAPGVGVESTKLGGGTEFLSGTSMACPHVSGVGALLMAEGYTNTEARQRLRNTADDLGLGSNEQGSGAVDADGALGI
- a CDS encoding gamma-glutamyltransferase family protein → MDPDPDRFESRRSTVYGQRGVVATSQPLAAQAGLSTMEDGGNAFDAAVATAAALNVVEPTSTGLGGDVFALYRTADGEVGAMRSCGHAPADATIDNVRQAIADDPDGDVDDPSEAEMPDTGAHTVTVPGTARGWEVTAERFGEKSLSELLQPAIRYATEGYPASELIAGAWSHAEELFDDENAREAYLFDGEAPDVGQTVTLPKLGESMRKIAERGADVVYEGEIAEQIAAEVQDHGGFMTVDDLAEFEPEFPEPVSTTYNGTEVYELPPNNQGLIALEALNVAEEIAAGDHPLDSPERVHYFAEAMKVAFEDGHHYITDPEFEDHPPLASKDWAAKRAELIGETANHDVSFGVEDANAEDADTVLLCTADDEGNVVAYINSRFAGFGSGLVAGDTGIALQNRGSSFSLDPDHPNALAPGKRPFHTLIPALADFAPEDGARDDWAAFGVMGGYMQPQGHLQVISNVVDYDLPLQAALDRPRWRYREDGSLAVEPHFDGHTAGKLVRKGHEVQTLPPALFGGAQIVRNEDGTLSGATEPRKDGNAVGF